The genome window GGCACCGGCTGGTTCGGTGCCGTCGCCACCGCGTGCGGCGCCGTGCTCGCGCTCCTCGCGCTGTGGTGGCTCGCGGCTCACCTCACCTCACCGCGGGCCGGCACGGTCACGCTCCGCGGGTCCGACCCGGCCGGACGCCTCACGCTCGACCCCGGGGCGCTCGCCGGGCACGTCGCGGAGCAGGCGCGCCGGCTGCCGGGCGTCGTGGGGGCGCGCACCGTCGTCGACCGGGAACGGGGCAGGCACGTGCTCGTCTCGACGCTGCAGGTCGACCCCGAGACGGACCTGCCGACGCTCGCCGACCAGGTCGCCGAGCTGGTGGCCGACGCGCGCGACGTGGCCGGGATCCAGGGGCTGGCGGCGCGCACCCGCCTGGCCGTGCGGCGCCGCGCGCGGGGCGGGCCGCGCGTGCGCTGACGGGCGCCGGTCCGGACCCACGGCGCCGGCCGCCGACGCCGCGGTCAGTGCGGCAGCACCCGCGCCTGCGCCAGGCGGGTCTCGAGGTGGTGGCGCTCGGCGGTGTCCGGGACCAGGGCCAGCGCGCGCTCCAGCTCCGCGACGGCCTCGGGCCCGCGGCCCGCGCGCAGCAGCAGCTCGCCGCGCACCGCCGGGAGCCGGTGGTGGCGGGCCAGCGCGTCGTCGAGGCCGTCGAGCACCGCGAGCCCGGCGTCCGGGCCGTGGGCCTCCGCGACCGCGACCGCCCGCGCGAGCCGCACGACCGGTGAGCCCGTGCGGGCCTCCAGCAGCGCGTAGACGCGCGCGATCACGTCCCAGCGGGTGCTCGCGGCGGTCGGCGCGCTCGCGTGCTCGGCCGCCGCGAGCGCCTGCAGCCGGTGGTCCTCGGCGAGGCCGTCCAGCGGCGGCAGCGCGCCGAGCAGCGCGAGTCCCTCGGCGACGTCCTCGGAGTGCCAGCGCGAGCGGTCCTGGTCGGGCAGCAGCACGAGCCGGCCGTCGGCGTCGAGACGCGCGTCGCGCCGCGAGTGCTGCAGCAGCATGAGCGCCAGCAGCGCGCGCACGCGCGGCGACCCGCCCAGGAGGACGTCGAGCTCACGCGTCAGGCGCACGGCCTCGTCGGCGAGGTCGACGCGCAGCCCGCCGGGCACGTCGGCGGGCTGGTACCCGGCGGTGAACAGCAGGTACAGCACCGTCGTGACCGCGTCGAGCCGCTCGTCGACCTGCCCGGGCGGCGGCACGACGAACGGCACGCCCGTGGCCGCGAGCCGCTTCTTCGCGCGCGTCAGGCGCGCCGACATCGCGGTGTGCTGCACCAGCTGCAGCCGCGCGATGTCCGCCGTCTGGAGCCCGACGACGAACCGCAGCGTCATCGCCACGCGGTCCGCCGGCGCGAGGGCCGGGTGGCAGCACGTCAGGACCAGCCGCAGCTGCTCGTCGGCGACGTGCGCGCCCGGGTCCTGCGTCGCGGCGGCCAGCGCGCGCATCTCGTCGTCGACGACCATCAGGGGCTCCTTGCGGCGGTGCACCGACTGCGCCCGCAGCCGGTCCAGGACCCGTCGGCGCGCGGCGGTCAGCAGCCACGCGCCCGGCCGCTCGGGGACGCCGTCGCGCGGCCACGTGCGCGCGGCCGCCTCGAACGCGTCGCCCGCGGCGTCCTCCGCGAGGTCCGGGCTGGCGAACTGCGCGACCAGGAGCGCGACGACGTGCGACCAGTGGGCACGCCACGCGGCCCCCAGCGCGGTCGCGACGTCGTCCTGCCCGGGAAGGTGCCCGGCCGGCGGGGTGGGGGTCACGGCTCGACGCACTCACGGATCTCGAGGGTGGCCTCGGGCAGCAGGTGCAGCAGGCCGAGCAGCGTCCGCTCGTCCGGCGTGTCGACCAGGTAGAACCCGCCGAGCTGCTCGGTGGTCTCCGCGAACGGTCCGTCGGTCACCGCCACGTCGCCGTCGCCGTCGCGCCGTGCCGTGCGCGCCGACGCGACGCCCGCCAGCGCCTCGCCCACCTCGATCCGCACGCCGGCGGCCTGCGCGGCGTCCGAGAACGCCTGGTGCGCCACGTCGTAGCGCCGCCGGCCCGCCTCGTCCAGGCCGTTCCAGACCTGCTCGTCGTCGTAGATCAGGACGACGTACCTCATGCGACGCTCGCGGCGACGCGCTCGGGGTCACCGGCGGGCGCGTCCGCGTGGACCGCGACCGGCCGCAGCTCGAGGGTCCCGCCGTCGTCCATGACGAGCGGCGCGGCCAGCCGCAGCAGTCCGTCGGGGTCCGACGTGCGGACCAGGTAGAACCCGCCGAGCTGCTCGGTGGTCTCCGCGTACGGCCCGTCCGTGACCTCGGGGCTGTCCGCACGGACGTGGAGCAGGCGCGCCTGCGACGGGCTCGCGAGCTCCTCGCCGCCGACGATCTCGTGCCCCTGCGCGGCGCACGCGGCGGCGAACGCCCCGTGCGCGTCGTACGCCGCCTCGAGGTCGACGCACGCGTCCGGGTCGCCCCAGAGCAGCAGCATCCAGGTCGCCGGCGGGGTCGTGGTCGGCGTGGTCATGGCGTCCTCCTTCGTCGAGGCACCCACTGTGCCCGTGCACCCTGACGACGCGCGAGACCCCGCGATTTCGACAGCCGCGGCTCACCGCGTGACAGCGGCCCCCCGCGCGACCAGCCCGGCCTTGTCGGACAGCGCGACCTCCTTCATGAGGAAGGCGATCGCGAAGCCGATGATGCCCAGCGGCACGAGGTACCAGAACGCGGGTGCCAGCGCGTCGGTGTAGGCGTCGACGACGATCTCGCGCAGCGACTCCGGCAGCTGCTGGACCAGCTCGGGCGTCAGGGAGTCGGCGCCGAACCCCTGCGGGACGTCACCCGCGGGCACGTCCTTCACGGCGTCGGCCAGCCGGGTCGTGAGGTTCGTGGTGAAGACGGTGGAGAACACGCTCGTCCCCACGGCGGCGCCGATCTCCCGCAGGAAGTTGTTGGTGGACGTCGCGACGCCGACCATCTCCGGTGCCACGGAGTTCTGCACCGCGATGACGATGGTCTGCATCACCAGGCCCAGGCCCAGGCCGAGGACGAAGATCATGGCGCCGAAGGTCACCATCGAGATGTCGGGTGTCAGCCGCGTGAGCAGCGCCAGCCCGACGGTCGCGATGCCCATGCCGAGGATCGGGAAGACCTTGTAGTGCCCGCGGGCGGAGATGAGCAGGCCGGACCCGATCGCGGTGATCATCAGGCCGACCGTCATGGGCAGCATCAGCAGCCCCGCGTCCGTGGCGTCGTACCCGCGCGCCATCTGCAGGAACGTCGGCAGGAACGACAGTGCCGCGAACATCGTCATGCCGAGCAGCAGGGCGATGGTGACGGACACGGAGAACGTCCGGCTGCGGAACAGCCGCAGCGGGATCAGCGGGTCGGCCACCTTCGTCTCGACGAGCAGGAACGCGGCCAGGGCCACGACCGTCGTCGCCGCCAGGCCCCGCAGCAGCGGGTCGCCCCAGTCGTACCGGCCCGCCGGCGCGATGGAGCTCCAGCTGGTGAGCAGGACGATGCCGGCGGTCGTGGTGGCCATGAGGGCGGCCCCGCCCAGGTCGAAGCGCGTGCTCGGCGTGCGCGACGGCAGCCGCAGCCGGAACCACGCGACCGCGAGCGCCACCAGCCCGATGGGCACGTTCAGCCAGAAGCACCACCGCCACCCGGGCCCGTCGGTGAACCAGCCGCCGAGCAGCGGCCCGGCGACCGTCGCGATGCCGAAGACCGCGCCCATCGGCCCCATGTACTTGCCGCGGTCCCGGGCCGAGACGATGTCCGCGATGATCGCCTGGCTGAGGATGACCAGCCCGCCGGCGCCCAGGCCCTGCACGGACCGCCACACGACGAGGTCGGTGAAGCTCTGCGAGAGCGCCGACCCGGTCGAGCCGACGACGAAGACCGCCACCGCGAGGAGGAACGGCCGCCGGCGTCCGCGGAGGTCGCCGATCTTGCCGTAGATCGGCATGACGATCGCGATCGCCAGCAGGTAGGCGGTGATGATCCAGCCCTCGTGCTGCGCCGCCCGCAGGTCCCCGACGATCGTCGGCAGCGCGGTGCTCACCACCGACTGGTCGAGGGCCGACAGGAACATCGCCGCCAGCAGCGCGCTGAAGATCACGTAGACCGTGCCGGGGGAGAGCACGAGCTCCGGCTCGTCCGCCGCGGTGGGTCGCGTGGTGCTGCTCATCGACGGGTCCTGTCCCGCGAGCCGGGTACGCGAGGCGCAGGGGTCGAGCAGGCGACCGCCCCGGCCGAGCACGTTCCCCCCGCGGCTCACCTCTGTCGAGTGTCCGCCCGGCCCTGCGGCCCCGCAACACACCGTGGCGCGCTCGGACCGCGGCGCTGCACGGGACCGGGGCGCAGCCTCCGGGTGCGGGTCGGGGGGACCCGTGCCTACGGTGGCGGTCGCCCGGCGACCCGGGCGTACCCCCTGTGAACGAGGAGGCACCATGTCCGGTACGGACCTCAGCGGCCGACGCGTGCTGGCCGTCGTCACCAACTACGGCGTCGAGCAGGACGAGCTCGTCGTCCCCGTGGACCACCTGCGCGCCGCGGGCGCGACCGTGGACGTCGCCGCGGTCGACGACGCCCCGGTCGAGACGCTCGTCGGCGACAAGGACCCCGGGAGCACGGTCCAGCCGACGACGACGCTCGCCGCGGCTGACGCCGACGCGTACGACCTGCTCCTGGTCCCCGGCGGGACCCTCAACGCGGACACGCTGCGCCTGCAGGACGACGCGCTGCGCCTGGTGAAGGCGTTCGCGTCGTCGGGCCGGCCCGTCGCGGCGATCTGCCACGGCCCGTGGCTCCTGGTCGAGGCCGGCCTGGTCACCGGCAAGCGCCTCACGTCCTACCCGTCCCTGACGACCGACGTGCGCAACGCCGGCGGGACGTGGGTCGACGAGGAGGTCGTCGCGGACGACGCCCAGGGGTTCCGCCTGGTCACGTCGCGCACCCCCGACGACCTCAAGGCGTTCCTGCAGGAGATCGACGCCGCGCTGACGGCCTGACCGTGCCGCCGACCAGCGCCGCGCTCCTGCTGCACCACGGGCGCGGCGCTGCCGCGCACGTCCTGATCGCGCACATGGGCGGCCCGTTCTGGGCGCGCAAGGACGAGCGTGCGTGGTCGATCCCCAAGGGGCTCGTCGAGCCGGGCGAGGACGTCGGGACGGCCGCGCGCCGCGAGTTCGCCGAGGAGCTGGGCGTGCCGGCACCCGACCTGCCCGCCGTGGACCTCGGGACCTTCCGGTACGGGTCCGGCAAGGTCGTCCACGTGCTGGCCGTCGAGGTGCCGGCCGCCCTCGTCGGCTCGCCGGAGGACCCCGCGAGCCCGGACCTCACGACGCGCGCGGGCATCAGCACCGCCCAGGTCGAGTGGCCGCCGCGCTCGGGGCGCCGCATCGACGTCCCCGAGGTGGACCGCGCCGCGTGGTTCGGCGTCGAGCAGGCCCGGCCGCTGCTCGTCGCGGGTCAGCAGCCCGCGCTCGACGCGCTCGTCGCCGCGACGGCCTGACGGCCCGGATCACCCGCGCGGTCGCCCGGGGCCGGGTATCACCGCCCGCCCGCGTCCGCCCCTTCTGTCGATGTCGCGGCGACGACGCCGCGCACGTACAGGGGGAGGTGATGGCAGTGGCCAACGCAGACCAGGCACGCAGGGCGCTCGAGCTCCTGCGCAGCAGCGAGATCGTGAACCTGGAGATCCCGGTCTCCCGGCTGACGGACTCGGTCAGCAAGCTCGAGGAGGTCGCCGGCTACGTGCTGGTGTGGGAGAAGTACGTCCTGGTGGTCGCGGACAGCGCGCAGGACATCGTGACGAACCCCGTCGCGCGGGGCTGACGCCCGACCGGTCGGGCCTGTCACCAGGGTCCGTCCACCCACGCTGCCCCGGGCCGACGACCACCCCGGGGCAGCACCGCGCCGCCGACGGCCCGTCGGCCCCCACCCGGAGGACCCCATGACGCAGGTGCAGGACGTCCCACGCACGACCGCCGGCACCGGGGCGCGCGCCGTCGCCTGGCTGGCCCGGCATACCGACCACCTCGACCCGGCCCTCGCGGACCCGTCGACCGAGCTGTTCGCGCGCAAGGCGCTCGTCGAGGTCGCGCTGCTCGTGGGCCTGCGCGCGCGCCTCGACCCGACGCCGCTCGACGCGGACCACGCGCGGCTGCTGGACGTCGTCGCCGAGGTCGCCGCGCGCCCGTCGTACCGCGAGCTCGCGGCACGCGACCGTCGCGCGCTGCTGCTGTACGCCGGCACGTACGCCGCGCTGCGGCTGTGCGGGCGCGAGGACCTGGCGTTCCGGCACGTGCTCGAACGCGCGGTGCGCGGCCGGTACGCGACCGTCTTCGAGCGCGTGCCCTACCGGCACCTCGACCTGCTGCACACGCTCGAGCTCGCCGATCTGCCGTCCGACGTCGCGGGCCTCGGCACCGCGCTGCCGCTGACCGTGCTCACCGGCGACCCCAACGTGCTCGAGCTGAGCACGGCCGACACGTACGCGATCACGCACGCCGTGTTCTACGCGAGCGACTTCGGCTGCCGCGACGTCCCGTGGCCCGCCGGCAGCGACGCCGCGCGCGCCGCCGAGCTGCTGCGCGCCTGCCTCGCGCTGGCCCGGGCGCGGCAGGACGCGGACCTGGTCGGCGAGCTGCTCATGTGCCTGACCTGCCTCGGTGCGGGCCCCTCGCCGGCCGACGACGACGCCCGCGCGTGGCTGCGCGCGTGGCAGGAGCCCGACGGCCGCGTCGAGGGCCCGCGGGGCGTCGTGCCGGACCGTCTGACGCAGGCCGACCCGGCGTGGTCGCGGTGGGCCACGGCGTACCACACGACGATCGTCGCGGCCCTGGAGGACCTGCTGCACCGCCACGCACCGGTGGCGCACCGCGGACGCGCGAGGGGCGTGCTGGACGGTGCGCGCCCGGTCTGGGTCCGGCACGCGCACGACGGTGCGCCCGGCGCGCCTGCGGCGGTCGACGTGCGGGCGGTCGCCGTGCGGCCGGTCGACGTGCCGGCCGTCGACGTGCACGGTGCCGTGCGCGACGCCGCCGGCTGGCTCGACGCGCACGTCCCCGCGACCGACCTGCGGGCCGCGGCGTGGACGGTCGAGGCGCGCGCGGCCCTCGGCGACGCCGTGGCGGCCCGGAGCCGCCTCGCGACGGCGCTCGCGGGCGACGTGGCGGCTCGCCTCGCAGCCGTCCCTGGCGACGTCGGGCTGCACGTCGCCGAGCTGGCCGCACGCCTGGGCGACGGTGCGGCGCGGTCCGCCACCTGCGTCGTCGCGCCCCTGCCCGCACCGCTGCGGGCGCTGCTCACGACCGTCGAGGACGTGCTCGCCGACGTGCCCGTCACCGACACCACCGTCGACGGCGCGCGTGAACGCGTCGCGGCCGCGCGCGGGGGACGGTGGTGGACGGGTTACGTCGAGTCGCTCGCCGGGGTCGACGGCGACGCCCCCGACGCACCGGCCGCCGAGCCGGCGAGCGACGACCTCGCCGTCCGCCGCGAGCAGGCGCTGACGCTCGCCGCGGACCTCGTGCGCCGCGGCCGGTCCCCGCACGTGGCACCCGGCACCGCCGCCCGGGCGGCGGCCGTGCTGGTCCGCGCGGCGGCGGACGCCGTGGCGGCCTACGACGTGGGCGCACTCGCGGTGGTCGTGCGGGGTCTGGTGCGGCTGCCCGCGGTCCCGCGCCGCGTCGTGCGCGACGCGGTCGAGTGGCTGGTCGGGCAGCAGCAGCTCACGGGCGGCGTCGGCGCACCGCTGGGCGACGACCCGGCGGAGCGCGACGCGCTCGTCGCGCAGTGGACGCTGCTCGCGCTGCCGGCGCTGCTGGAGGGCGCGGCGCTGGCGTGAGGACGCGGCGGATACGTCACTGG of Cellulomonas dongxiuzhuiae contains these proteins:
- a CDS encoding YciI family protein, giving the protein MTTPTTTPPATWMLLLWGDPDACVDLEAAYDAHGAFAAACAAQGHEIVGGEELASPSQARLLHVRADSPEVTDGPYAETTEQLGGFYLVRTSDPDGLLRLAAPLVMDDGGTLELRPVAVHADAPAGDPERVAASVA
- the amaP gene encoding alkaline shock response membrane anchor protein AmaP; this encodes MTRGLRGLNRVVAFVVGLALLVVGVAAVLWWTGTLGDLWDATPEALDPSRAEEVTGTGWFGAVATACGAVLALLALWWLAAHLTSPRAGTVTLRGSDPAGRLTLDPGALAGHVAEQARRLPGVVGARTVVDRERGRHVLVSTLQVDPETDLPTLADQVAELVADARDVAGIQGLAARTRLAVRRRARGGPRVR
- a CDS encoding DJ-1/PfpI/YhbO family deglycase/protease, which produces MSGTDLSGRRVLAVVTNYGVEQDELVVPVDHLRAAGATVDVAAVDDAPVETLVGDKDPGSTVQPTTTLAAADADAYDLLLVPGGTLNADTLRLQDDALRLVKAFASSGRPVAAICHGPWLLVEAGLVTGKRLTSYPSLTTDVRNAGGTWVDEEVVADDAQGFRLVTSRTPDDLKAFLQEIDAALTA
- a CDS encoding MDR family MFS transporter, which gives rise to MSSTTRPTAADEPELVLSPGTVYVIFSALLAAMFLSALDQSVVSTALPTIVGDLRAAQHEGWIITAYLLAIAIVMPIYGKIGDLRGRRRPFLLAVAVFVVGSTGSALSQSFTDLVVWRSVQGLGAGGLVILSQAIIADIVSARDRGKYMGPMGAVFGIATVAGPLLGGWFTDGPGWRWCFWLNVPIGLVALAVAWFRLRLPSRTPSTRFDLGGAALMATTTAGIVLLTSWSSIAPAGRYDWGDPLLRGLAATTVVALAAFLLVETKVADPLIPLRLFRSRTFSVSVTIALLLGMTMFAALSFLPTFLQMARGYDATDAGLLMLPMTVGLMITAIGSGLLISARGHYKVFPILGMGIATVGLALLTRLTPDISMVTFGAMIFVLGLGLGLVMQTIVIAVQNSVAPEMVGVATSTNNFLREIGAAVGTSVFSTVFTTNLTTRLADAVKDVPAGDVPQGFGADSLTPELVQQLPESLREIVVDAYTDALAPAFWYLVPLGIIGFAIAFLMKEVALSDKAGLVARGAAVTR
- a CDS encoding YciI family protein yields the protein MRYVVLIYDDEQVWNGLDEAGRRRYDVAHQAFSDAAQAAGVRIEVGEALAGVASARTARRDGDGDVAVTDGPFAETTEQLGGFYLVDTPDERTLLGLLHLLPEATLEIRECVEP
- a CDS encoding DUF6895 family protein: MTQVQDVPRTTAGTGARAVAWLARHTDHLDPALADPSTELFARKALVEVALLVGLRARLDPTPLDADHARLLDVVAEVAARPSYRELAARDRRALLLYAGTYAALRLCGREDLAFRHVLERAVRGRYATVFERVPYRHLDLLHTLELADLPSDVAGLGTALPLTVLTGDPNVLELSTADTYAITHAVFYASDFGCRDVPWPAGSDAARAAELLRACLALARARQDADLVGELLMCLTCLGAGPSPADDDARAWLRAWQEPDGRVEGPRGVVPDRLTQADPAWSRWATAYHTTIVAALEDLLHRHAPVAHRGRARGVLDGARPVWVRHAHDGAPGAPAAVDVRAVAVRPVDVPAVDVHGAVRDAAGWLDAHVPATDLRAAAWTVEARAALGDAVAARSRLATALAGDVAARLAAVPGDVGLHVAELAARLGDGAARSATCVVAPLPAPLRALLTTVEDVLADVPVTDTTVDGARERVAAARGGRWWTGYVESLAGVDGDAPDAPAAEPASDDLAVRREQALTLAADLVRRGRSPHVAPGTAARAAAVLVRAAADAVAAYDVGALAVVVRGLVRLPAVPRRVVRDAVEWLVGQQQLTGGVGAPLGDDPAERDALVAQWTLLALPALLEGAALA
- a CDS encoding NUDIX hydrolase produces the protein MPPTSAALLLHHGRGAAAHVLIAHMGGPFWARKDERAWSIPKGLVEPGEDVGTAARREFAEELGVPAPDLPAVDLGTFRYGSGKVVHVLAVEVPAALVGSPEDPASPDLTTRAGISTAQVEWPPRSGRRIDVPEVDRAAWFGVEQARPLLVAGQQPALDALVAATA
- a CDS encoding RNA polymerase sigma factor; amino-acid sequence: MTPTPPAGHLPGQDDVATALGAAWRAHWSHVVALLVAQFASPDLAEDAAGDAFEAAARTWPRDGVPERPGAWLLTAARRRVLDRLRAQSVHRRKEPLMVVDDEMRALAAATQDPGAHVADEQLRLVLTCCHPALAPADRVAMTLRFVVGLQTADIARLQLVQHTAMSARLTRAKKRLAATGVPFVVPPPGQVDERLDAVTTVLYLLFTAGYQPADVPGGLRVDLADEAVRLTRELDVLLGGSPRVRALLALMLLQHSRRDARLDADGRLVLLPDQDRSRWHSEDVAEGLALLGALPPLDGLAEDHRLQALAAAEHASAPTAASTRWDVIARVYALLEARTGSPVVRLARAVAVAEAHGPDAGLAVLDGLDDALARHHRLPAVRGELLLRAGRGPEAVAELERALALVPDTAERHHLETRLAQARVLPH